Proteins found in one Rhodobacter capsulatus SB 1003 genomic segment:
- a CDS encoding beta strand repeat-containing protein, producing the protein MTAISNMTTTQIAALETAAIAALTTADVASMSSAQLGALTTDQLPVLGTANLRVLTSTQVAGLTATQVPALLGTQIAVLTTAGIKGLSGAALGALSSDQAAVLTSTQLAALTTTQLPNVTTTVIAGLTATGIAGLSSAQVTALTSAAAAALTAEQLAGLTTGAVRGLEANELAAFTSAQLAGFSTAQIGALTSTQLDDLTSTQAPLLSTAQVAALNATSVAGLTSGFLGALDTARVAALSSKQVAALTSTQIDDIASTAIASLTTAAVKGLGSAQVSGLTDAQVGELTTAQIANLSATAVKGLSSADLSTNLTSTEVAALTTAQLAALSSTQLQGLSTATVAGLSSTQIAAISATGVVGVATATVAALTTAQVKGLTDKHLAAMSTGQIAAIATGAIDDLSTGAIKGLGSVQVNALTTTQLGQLTSTQIGLLSTAGIKGLSAADMTAFTATQIGGLTSAQIATMTTGQVGGIESADIASLTTTAVKGLTSAQIAALSDAQAGALTSTQIGLLSTAAVKGLSTADMAGLTTAEAQALTSAQIAALSSSQIRAMTTAQIAALGTAQIKGLTASNILGLETADIVALTTTQAPALSSSQIAALSTSLVAAMETADLAKLSAATFKGFSSTQITALTTAQAGAIGTDQIAQITTAAIKGLESADIAALANATLAKMTTAQVAVLGSAQLTGLTTTQINTVLTTAQVKALGAAALAGLGTDDIVALTTGQAAALSSTQVAALSTAQISALQTADFAALSTAAIKGLSSTQITALSTGQIDALTTAQAATLSATQVATLSTAQIGALESQDFGALSSTAVKALTTVQLAALTSEQGAGFTTAQIANLTSAQIGAMSIASLNELTAGAVAALGTKQVIGLTTAQLAGLDAGMLGAMETADLAALTSVQVAAFSTTQLGYLSDEQRSALLL; encoded by the coding sequence ATGACGGCCATTTCCAATATGACGACGACCCAGATTGCCGCGCTGGAGACGGCGGCAATCGCGGCTCTCACGACGGCGGATGTCGCCTCGATGTCTTCCGCCCAGCTCGGGGCGCTGACCACCGATCAGCTGCCGGTGCTTGGCACGGCAAACCTGCGCGTTCTGACCTCGACGCAGGTTGCGGGGCTGACCGCGACCCAGGTTCCGGCGCTGCTGGGCACCCAGATCGCGGTGCTGACCACCGCGGGCATCAAGGGGCTGAGCGGCGCCGCGCTCGGCGCGCTGAGCTCCGATCAGGCCGCGGTCCTGACCTCGACGCAGCTTGCCGCGCTGACCACCACGCAGCTCCCCAACGTCACCACGACCGTCATCGCGGGCCTGACCGCCACCGGCATCGCCGGCCTGTCCTCGGCGCAGGTCACCGCGCTGACCAGCGCCGCGGCCGCCGCGCTGACGGCCGAACAGCTTGCGGGCCTCACCACCGGGGCGGTGCGGGGGCTGGAAGCGAACGAACTGGCCGCCTTCACCTCGGCGCAGCTTGCCGGTTTCTCCACCGCGCAAATCGGCGCGCTGACCTCGACGCAGCTCGACGATCTGACCTCGACGCAGGCGCCGCTGCTGAGCACGGCGCAGGTGGCCGCGCTGAACGCGACCTCGGTCGCCGGTCTGACCTCGGGCTTCCTCGGGGCGCTTGACACCGCGCGGGTGGCGGCGCTCTCCTCGAAACAGGTGGCCGCGCTGACCTCGACGCAGATCGACGACATCGCCAGCACCGCGATTGCCAGCCTGACCACCGCTGCGGTGAAGGGGCTCGGCTCGGCGCAGGTGAGTGGGCTGACCGACGCGCAGGTCGGCGAGCTGACCACGGCGCAGATCGCCAACCTCAGCGCCACCGCCGTCAAGGGCCTCTCCTCGGCGGATCTGAGCACCAACCTGACCTCGACCGAGGTTGCCGCGCTGACCACCGCGCAGCTGGCCGCGCTCTCCTCGACGCAGCTGCAGGGCCTGAGCACCGCGACCGTGGCCGGGCTGAGCTCGACGCAGATTGCCGCGATCAGCGCCACCGGTGTCGTCGGTGTCGCCACCGCCACCGTTGCCGCCCTGACCACGGCGCAGGTCAAGGGCCTGACCGACAAGCATCTGGCCGCCATGAGCACGGGTCAGATCGCGGCGATCGCCACCGGCGCCATCGATGATCTGAGCACCGGCGCGATCAAGGGCCTCGGCTCGGTTCAGGTCAATGCGCTGACCACGACCCAGCTGGGCCAGTTGACCTCGACGCAGATCGGCCTGCTCTCGACCGCCGGGATCAAGGGGCTTTCCGCGGCGGACATGACGGCGTTCACGGCGACGCAGATCGGCGGTCTGACCTCGGCGCAGATCGCGACGATGACGACCGGCCAGGTCGGCGGAATCGAAAGCGCGGATATCGCCAGCCTGACCACCACGGCGGTCAAGGGCCTGACCTCGGCGCAGATCGCGGCGCTGTCCGATGCGCAGGCGGGGGCGCTGACCTCGACCCAGATCGGCTTGCTCTCGACCGCGGCGGTCAAGGGGCTCAGCACGGCCGACATGGCGGGGCTGACCACGGCCGAAGCGCAGGCGCTGACCTCGGCCCAGATCGCCGCGCTCAGCTCCTCGCAGATCCGCGCCATGACCACGGCGCAGATCGCGGCGCTTGGCACGGCGCAGATCAAGGGTCTGACGGCAAGCAACATTCTTGGCCTTGAAACCGCCGACATCGTGGCGCTGACCACCACCCAGGCACCGGCGCTCAGCTCGAGCCAGATCGCCGCGCTGAGCACCTCGCTGGTTGCGGCGATGGAGACGGCCGATCTTGCCAAGCTCTCGGCCGCGACCTTCAAGGGCTTCTCGTCGACGCAGATCACGGCGCTGACCACGGCGCAGGCGGGGGCGATCGGCACCGATCAGATCGCGCAGATCACCACGGCGGCGATCAAGGGGCTGGAGAGCGCCGATATCGCCGCGCTGGCCAATGCCACGCTGGCGAAGATGACGACGGCGCAGGTCGCGGTTCTCGGTTCGGCGCAGCTGACCGGCCTGACCACGACGCAGATCAACACCGTTCTGACCACGGCGCAGGTCAAGGCGCTCGGGGCGGCGGCTCTGGCGGGGCTCGGCACCGATGACATCGTGGCGCTGACGACCGGTCAGGCCGCCGCGCTGAGCTCGACGCAGGTGGCGGCGCTCAGCACGGCGCAGATCTCCGCGCTGCAGACGGCGGATTTCGCCGCGCTCTCGACGGCTGCGATCAAGGGGCTGAGCTCGACCCAGATCACCGCGCTGAGCACGGGGCAGATCGACGCCCTGACCACGGCGCAGGCGGCGACGCTGTCGGCCACGCAGGTGGCGACGCTGTCGACGGCCCAGATCGGTGCGCTTGAAAGCCAGGACTTCGGCGCGCTGAGCTCCACCGCGGTGAAGGCCCTGACCACGGTCCAGCTGGCGGCGCTGACCTCGGAACAGGGGGCGGGCTTCACCACGGCGCAGATCGCCAACCTCACGAGCGCGCAGATCGGGGCGATGTCGATCGCGTCGCTGAACGAGCTGACCGCGGGCGCCGTTGCCGCGCTGGGCACCAAGCAGGTCATCGGCCTGACCACTGCCCAGCTGGCCGGGCTTGATGCCGGGATGCTCGGCGCGATGGAAACGGCGGATCTCGCGGCGCTGACCTCGGTCCAGGTGGCGGCGTTCAGCACGACCCAGCTTGGCTATCTGAGCGACGAACAGCGCTCGGCCCTGCTGCTCTGA
- a CDS encoding O-linked N-acetylglucosamine transferase, SPINDLY family protein, with the protein MPSVVPFLPLPGDTQTIAAALHQPGGFTAQGDLAPHLARAVAALGIEGLVSIGEAAAPAQGVALYRAWLLQHGQKGDSAAAWYNLGVALQRMGKHAEATAALETAQRLRPGLWQAGLGRGLAFEAAGAPDSALSVWRELLPPAEARRQIHIQLARLLEDRGRLGEAIEEARAALLIDPDQPDVIQHLVHNRQRTTTWPVTEVAVPGISEELAARHAGPLAALALVDDPARQAEICASWIGRKLPAAPQLLAPAGGYAHDRVRIGYLSSDFCRHAMSYLIAELLERHDRTRFEIWGYDATRDDGSDVRARVLAALDHHVPIQDMTDEAAAARIRADEIDILIDLNGLTKGARPAILRAKPAPMQVTYLGYIGPVPLPELDYLLCDAVTVPPGAEADYSPRPLRIAGCYQANDGVMPQLPAVTRAEEGLPEDAVVFTCVSHHYKLTEAVWGAWCRIVARVPGSVLWIIDDNPESRAALTARWGAAGLAPERLIFAARTDPARYRARLALADLFLDTTPYNAGTIASDALRMGLPLITTRGRAFAARMGASLLTAIGLPDCIAEDLAGYEDLAVAIGTDPARLGALKAHLATGAWERTLGDAEDFTRRFEAALLAGRAAL; encoded by the coding sequence TTGCCATCCGTCGTTCCGTTCCTGCCCCTGCCCGGCGACACCCAGACGATCGCTGCGGCGCTGCACCAGCCCGGCGGTTTCACGGCCCAGGGCGATCTGGCACCGCATCTGGCGCGCGCGGTGGCGGCGCTCGGGATCGAGGGGCTGGTCAGCATCGGCGAGGCCGCGGCTCCGGCGCAGGGGGTGGCGCTTTACCGCGCCTGGCTCTTGCAGCACGGCCAGAAAGGGGACTCGGCGGCGGCCTGGTACAATCTCGGTGTCGCGCTGCAGCGGATGGGCAAACATGCCGAGGCCACGGCGGCGCTTGAGACCGCGCAAAGGTTGCGGCCGGGCCTGTGGCAGGCCGGTCTCGGCCGCGGGCTGGCCTTCGAGGCGGCGGGCGCCCCCGACAGCGCGCTCAGCGTCTGGCGCGAGCTTCTGCCCCCCGCCGAGGCGCGACGGCAGATCCACATCCAGCTGGCGCGGCTTCTGGAAGACCGCGGCCGTCTGGGCGAGGCGATCGAAGAAGCACGGGCGGCGCTCCTGATCGACCCCGACCAGCCCGACGTGATCCAGCATCTGGTGCACAACCGTCAGCGCACCACCACCTGGCCGGTGACCGAGGTCGCGGTGCCCGGCATTTCCGAGGAGCTGGCGGCGCGGCATGCGGGCCCTCTCGCGGCGCTGGCGCTGGTCGACGATCCGGCGCGGCAGGCCGAGATCTGCGCCAGCTGGATCGGCCGCAAACTGCCCGCGGCACCGCAGCTTCTGGCGCCTGCGGGCGGCTATGCCCATGACCGCGTGCGCATCGGCTATCTGTCGTCGGATTTCTGCCGCCATGCGATGAGCTATCTGATCGCCGAGTTGCTGGAACGCCATGACCGCACCCGCTTCGAGATCTGGGGCTATGATGCCACCCGCGACGATGGCAGCGACGTGCGCGCCCGGGTTCTGGCGGCGCTCGACCATCACGTCCCGATCCAGGACATGACCGACGAGGCCGCCGCCGCGCGCATCCGCGCCGATGAGATCGACATCCTGATCGATCTGAACGGGCTGACCAAGGGCGCGCGTCCGGCGATCTTGCGGGCGAAACCGGCGCCGATGCAGGTCACCTATCTGGGCTATATCGGCCCGGTGCCGCTGCCCGAACTCGATTATCTGCTGTGCGACGCGGTCACCGTGCCGCCCGGGGCCGAGGCCGATTACAGCCCCCGCCCGCTGCGGATCGCGGGCTGCTATCAGGCCAATGACGGTGTCATGCCGCAGCTGCCCGCCGTCACCCGCGCCGAGGAAGGCCTGCCCGAGGATGCCGTGGTCTTCACCTGCGTCTCGCATCATTACAAGCTGACCGAGGCGGTCTGGGGCGCCTGGTGCCGCATCGTCGCCCGGGTGCCCGGTTCGGTGCTCTGGATCATCGACGACAACCCGGAGTCGCGCGCGGCGCTGACGGCGCGCTGGGGTGCGGCGGGGCTGGCGCCCGAACGGCTGATCTTTGCCGCCCGCACCGACCCCGCCCGCTACCGCGCCCGGCTGGCCTTGGCCGATCTTTTCCTCGACACCACGCCCTACAACGCGGGCACGATCGCCTCGGATGCCTTGCGGATGGGGCTGCCGCTGATCACCACGCGCGGCCGGGCCTTTGCCGCGCGGATGGGGGCAAGCCTGCTTACCGCGATCGGCCTGCCCGACTGCATCGCCGAGGATCTGGCGGGCTACGAGGATCTGGCGGTGGCGATCGGAACCGATCCGGCGCGGCTTGGGGCGCTCAAGGCGCATCTGGCGACCGGCGCCTGGGAACGCACGCTGGGCGATGCCGAGGATTTCACCCGCCGCTTCGAAGCTGCGCTGCTGGCGGGCCGGGCCGCGCTCTGA
- a CDS encoding metalloregulator ArsR/SmtB family transcription factor, whose amino-acid sequence MENTCPTPEAAAAFACLGHPGRLSVFRMLMRFAPQGVRPTEIAAALGLKPNTLSHHLADLTACGLVTVTRQGRSLFYAVDLHKTESLIGYLALDLGRARPDLMPKALHEKANPMPDTPFNVLFICSGNSARSIFAEALLRDLGAGKFTAHSAGTRPGTAINPFALEVLSRNGHDTGGLRAKHLSEFQGPAAPQMEFVFTVCDTAAAEDCPPWPGQPITGHWGLPDPVKATGTEAERALVFAQTYGALRRRIAAFVDLPFATLDRLALQTRVDAIGALPEKA is encoded by the coding sequence ATGGAAAACACTTGCCCCACCCCCGAGGCCGCCGCGGCCTTTGCCTGTCTTGGCCATCCCGGTCGCCTGTCGGTGTTCCGGATGCTCATGCGCTTTGCGCCGCAGGGCGTGCGGCCCACCGAAATCGCCGCGGCGCTGGGGCTGAAGCCAAACACCCTCTCGCATCATCTGGCGGATCTGACTGCTTGCGGGCTGGTCACAGTCACCCGGCAGGGGCGGTCGCTTTTCTACGCCGTCGATCTTCACAAAACCGAATCCCTGATCGGCTATCTCGCCCTCGATCTGGGCCGGGCCCGGCCCGACCTGATGCCCAAAGCTCTTCATGAAAAGGCAAATCCCATGCCCGACACGCCCTTCAACGTGCTTTTCATCTGCTCGGGCAATTCCGCCCGCTCGATCTTTGCCGAGGCGCTCCTGCGCGATCTGGGCGCGGGCAAGTTCACCGCCCATTCCGCCGGAACGCGGCCCGGGACCGCGATCAACCCTTTCGCGCTCGAGGTGCTGAGCCGCAACGGCCATGACACCGGGGGCCTGCGCGCCAAGCATCTGTCGGAGTTCCAGGGCCCCGCCGCGCCGCAGATGGAGTTCGTCTTCACCGTCTGCGATACGGCGGCGGCCGAGGACTGCCCGCCCTGGCCCGGTCAGCCGATCACCGGCCATTGGGGCCTGCCCGATCCGGTCAAGGCCACCGGCACCGAGGCCGAACGCGCGCTGGTTTTCGCCCAGACCTACGGGGCGCTGCGCCGCCGCATTGCCGCCTTTGTCGACCTGCCCTTTGCCACGCTCGACCGGCTGGCGCTGCAAACCCGCGTCGATGCGATCGGCGCCCTGCCCGAAAAGGCCTGA
- a CDS encoding ArsJ-associated glyceraldehyde-3-phosphate dehydrogenase, whose amino-acid sequence MARLAINGLGRMGKLLLRRLIDLGRGPEIVLLNDAMGDAETHALLLEFDTVHGRWPTPVAATETGLQIAGQRIRLTREKTLEALPLAEIGVDLVLDCTGQFKTAAKVQPYFDAGVRKVVVSAPVKDTGALNLVYGVNHVLYDGSQRLITAASCTTNCLAPIVKVIHEALGIKHGSITTLHDVTNTQTIVDRPAKDLRRARSALMNLIPTTTGSATAITLIYPELKGRLNGHAVRVPLLNASLTDCVFELDRPTTVAEVNSLLQTAAEGGLNGILGFETRPLVSSDFTNDPRSAVIDGPSTMVVNGTQLKLYAWYDNEWGYVCRMADIARMVAGSL is encoded by the coding sequence ATGGCGAGACTTGCGATCAACGGCTTGGGCCGGATGGGAAAACTGCTCTTGCGGCGGCTCATCGATCTGGGGCGCGGGCCCGAGATCGTGCTTTTGAACGACGCCATGGGCGACGCCGAAACCCATGCGCTGCTGCTCGAGTTCGACACGGTGCATGGCCGCTGGCCGACCCCGGTTGCCGCCACCGAAACCGGGCTTCAGATCGCGGGGCAGCGCATCCGGCTGACGCGGGAAAAGACCCTTGAAGCCCTGCCCCTGGCCGAGATCGGGGTCGATCTGGTGCTCGATTGCACCGGGCAGTTCAAGACCGCGGCCAAGGTCCAGCCCTATTTCGATGCAGGCGTGCGCAAGGTCGTCGTTTCGGCCCCGGTCAAGGATACGGGCGCGCTGAACCTCGTCTATGGCGTGAACCACGTGCTTTACGATGGCAGCCAGCGGCTGATCACGGCGGCGTCCTGCACCACCAACTGCCTGGCCCCCATCGTGAAGGTGATCCACGAAGCGCTTGGGATCAAACACGGATCCATCACCACACTGCATGACGTGACGAACACGCAAACGATCGTCGACCGCCCCGCGAAAGACCTGCGCCGGGCGCGGTCGGCGCTGATGAACCTCATTCCCACCACCACCGGCTCGGCCACGGCGATCACGCTGATCTATCCCGAGCTGAAAGGGCGGCTCAATGGCCATGCCGTCCGGGTGCCGCTTTTGAATGCCTCGCTGACCGATTGCGTCTTCGAACTTGACCGCCCGACCACGGTCGCAGAGGTGAACAGCCTTCTGCAGACCGCCGCCGAGGGAGGGCTGAACGGCATCCTCGGTTTCGAGACGCGGCCGCTGGTGTCGTCGGATTTCACCAACGACCCGCGCTCGGCGGTGATCGACGGCCCCTCGACGATGGTGGTCAATGGCACGCAGCTCAAGCTTTACGCCTGGTATGACAACGAATGGGGCTATGTCTGCCGGATGGCCGATATCGCCCGAATGGTGGCGGGGTCGTTGTGA
- a CDS encoding ASKHA domain-containing protein — MSDDALVIFTPSGKRGRVALGTPVLAAARALGVDLDSVCGGRGICSKCQISPGYGDFPKHGVSVGAGALSPLNAVEERYDRIRGLKPGRRLGCQACVTGDVVIDVPAESQVHKQVIRKSASERVMQMDPATRPLYVEVAEPSMHEPSSDFERLAAALESQWQIKGLQADLAVLAQLQPVLRKGNWQVTAAVQEAGDGTPPQLVALFPGLREAPLYGLAIDLGSTTIAGHLVALDDGRVLASSGLMNPQIRFGEDLMSRVSYAMMNPGGAAEMTAAVRAALATLAEALALEAGIEAAAVVEAVIVCNPVMHHLLLGLDPVELGQAPFALATGQGLTLSAAGLGLTPIAAGARAYILPLIAGHVGADCAAVALSEAPETREDLSLIVDVGTNAEILLGNSTRVLACSSPTGPAFEGAQISSGQRAAPGAIERIEIDPATKEPRFRIIGNDHWSDDPAFGTPEITGICGSGIIEAVAEMRIAGILDASGLIGSAEQVGTARCVAMGRTQEYVIHDASAAGGPRITVTQGDIRAIQLAKSALYAGARLLMDEMGVDRVDRVVLAGAFGAHISPKHAMVLGMIPDVALEAVSSAGNAAGTGARMALCSVAARRGIEAQVRRIVKIETAIEPRFQEHFVAANAIPHATDPFPHLTALITLPEVNFNAGGSGEGGGRRRRRGQIGA; from the coding sequence ATGAGTGACGATGCATTGGTGATTTTCACGCCCTCGGGCAAGCGCGGCCGGGTGGCGCTGGGCACGCCGGTTCTGGCAGCCGCCCGCGCGCTGGGCGTCGATCTCGATTCCGTCTGCGGCGGGCGCGGCATCTGCTCGAAATGTCAGATCTCTCCGGGCTATGGCGATTTTCCCAAACATGGCGTCAGCGTCGGCGCCGGGGCGCTCAGCCCGCTCAACGCGGTCGAGGAGCGTTACGACCGTATCCGCGGCCTGAAACCGGGACGGCGGCTGGGCTGTCAGGCCTGCGTGACGGGCGATGTGGTGATCGACGTTCCGGCCGAAAGCCAGGTGCACAAGCAGGTGATCCGCAAATCCGCCTCCGAGCGGGTGATGCAGATGGATCCGGCCACCCGGCCGCTTTATGTCGAAGTCGCCGAGCCCTCGATGCACGAACCCTCAAGCGATTTCGAACGCCTTGCGGCGGCTTTGGAAAGCCAATGGCAGATCAAGGGTTTGCAGGCCGATCTTGCGGTTCTGGCGCAGCTGCAGCCGGTCTTGCGCAAAGGCAACTGGCAGGTCACGGCGGCGGTGCAGGAGGCGGGCGACGGCACCCCGCCGCAGCTTGTCGCGCTGTTTCCGGGCCTGCGCGAGGCGCCGCTTTACGGCCTGGCGATCGACCTTGGCTCGACCACGATCGCGGGGCATCTGGTGGCGCTTGATGACGGCCGGGTGCTCGCCTCCTCGGGGCTGATGAACCCGCAGATCCGCTTTGGCGAGGATCTGATGAGCCGCGTCAGCTATGCGATGATGAACCCGGGCGGCGCGGCCGAGATGACCGCGGCGGTGCGCGCGGCGCTGGCCACGCTGGCCGAGGCGCTGGCGCTTGAGGCCGGGATCGAGGCCGCCGCGGTGGTCGAGGCGGTGATCGTCTGCAATCCGGTCATGCACCATCTTTTGCTCGGCCTCGATCCGGTCGAACTGGGGCAGGCGCCCTTCGCGCTGGCGACGGGGCAGGGGCTGACCCTCTCGGCCGCCGGGCTCGGCTTGACGCCCATTGCCGCCGGGGCGCGGGCCTATATCCTGCCCTTGATTGCGGGCCATGTCGGCGCCGATTGCGCGGCCGTCGCGCTCTCGGAAGCGCCCGAAACCCGCGAGGATCTGTCGCTGATCGTCGATGTCGGCACCAATGCCGAGATCCTTCTGGGCAACAGCACCCGGGTTCTGGCCTGTTCCTCGCCCACCGGCCCGGCCTTTGAAGGGGCGCAGATTTCCTCCGGGCAGCGCGCAGCGCCGGGCGCGATCGAGCGCATCGAGATCGATCCGGCGACGAAGGAGCCGCGCTTCCGCATTATCGGCAATGACCACTGGTCGGACGATCCGGCCTTCGGCACGCCGGAGATCACCGGCATCTGCGGCTCGGGCATCATCGAGGCGGTGGCCGAGATGCGGATCGCGGGGATCCTTGATGCCTCGGGGCTGATCGGCTCGGCCGAGCAGGTGGGCACGGCGCGCTGCGTCGCGATGGGGCGGACGCAGGAATACGTGATCCACGACGCCAGCGCCGCGGGCGGGCCGCGCATCACCGTGACACAGGGCGATATCCGGGCGATTCAGCTTGCGAAATCCGCGCTTTACGCGGGCGCGCGGTTGCTCATGGACGAGATGGGGGTGGACCGGGTCGACCGGGTCGTTCTGGCCGGGGCCTTTGGCGCCCATATCAGTCCGAAACATGCGATGGTGCTGGGGATGATCCCCGATGTGGCGCTGGAGGCGGTCAGCTCGGCGGGCAATGCGGCCGGGACCGGGGCGCGGATGGCGCTGTGCTCGGTGGCGGCGCGGCGGGGGATCGAGGCGCAGGTGCGGCGGATCGTGAAGATCGAGACCGCGATCGAGCCGCGTTTTCAGGAGCATTTCGTGGCGGCCAATGCGATTCCGCATGCGACCGATCCGTTCCCGCATCTGACGGCGCTGATCACGCTGCCCGAGGTGAATTTCAACGCGGGCGGCTCGGGCGAGGGCGGCGGTCGCCGCCGCCGCCGCGGTCAGATCGGCGCTTGA
- a CDS encoding PAS domain-containing protein, which translates to MTLQNDPSRHAEGAVDFGFDEVFFSRTDKRGVILAGNDVFQRVSGYGWGDLLGAPHKIIRHPDTPRAVFRILWDALGNGHPMGGYVKNRARNGDHYWVFGVILPMEGGYLSVRLKPSSPLFDKVRALYADLCTRERVEGLDPEASARMLWHAVTEAGFTSYTTFMASALGQELAARDIRMRRPVDPRTQRLIDLNVALEQVTQEQRKLLRSFESLQSIPNNMRLVRSRLEPSGGPVSAISENYRASSLVISERLRSFVTGRDNLCDRVSRQAARALFLLGADRVLGEMISRFRHAEPVAGIDWAAEGAGLERLRASGREDSRVALKSAVDHAEELTRSSSEIRRLMLGLDTIRVMGRVECGRLRANGGGLAATIDQLDLFHAEIKTRLETILRLSEEIGSAMSRFASTEFGAVAKR; encoded by the coding sequence GTGACCCTGCAGAATGATCCGTCGCGCCATGCCGAAGGGGCGGTTGACTTTGGCTTCGACGAGGTGTTCTTTTCGCGCACCGACAAGCGCGGCGTCATTCTGGCGGGCAATGACGTGTTCCAGCGCGTCTCGGGCTATGGCTGGGGCGACCTTCTGGGGGCGCCGCACAAGATCATCCGCCATCCCGACACGCCGCGCGCGGTTTTCCGCATCCTCTGGGACGCGCTGGGCAACGGCCATCCGATGGGCGGCTATGTCAAGAACCGGGCCCGCAACGGCGATCATTACTGGGTCTTCGGGGTGATCCTGCCGATGGAGGGCGGCTATCTGTCGGTCCGCCTCAAGCCCTCCTCGCCGCTCTTCGACAAGGTCCGGGCGCTTTATGCCGATCTTTGCACCCGCGAACGGGTCGAAGGGCTCGACCCCGAGGCCAGCGCCCGGATGCTGTGGCACGCCGTGACCGAGGCGGGCTTCACCAGCTACACCACCTTCATGGCCAGCGCGCTGGGCCAGGAACTTGCCGCCCGCGACATCCGCATGCGCCGCCCGGTCGATCCGCGCACCCAGCGCCTGATCGATCTGAACGTGGCGCTGGAACAGGTGACGCAGGAGCAGCGCAAATTGCTGCGCAGCTTCGAATCGCTGCAGTCGATCCCGAACAACATGCGCCTTGTGCGTTCGCGGCTGGAACCTTCGGGCGGGCCGGTCTCGGCGATTTCCGAAAACTACCGCGCCTCCTCGCTGGTGATCTCGGAGCGGCTGCGCAGCTTCGTCACCGGCCGCGACAACCTCTGCGACCGGGTCTCGCGGCAGGCGGCGCGGGCGCTGTTCCTGCTTGGGGCGGATCGCGTCCTTGGCGAGATGATCAGCCGCTTCCGCCACGCCGAGCCGGTCGCGGGGATCGACTGGGCGGCCGAGGGGGCGGGGCTGGAACGGCTGCGCGCCTCCGGCCGCGAAGACAGCCGCGTGGCGCTGAAAAGCGCGGTCGACCATGCCGAGGAACTGACCCGGTCCAGCTCGGAAATCCGCCGTCTGATGCTGGGGCTCGACACGATCCGGGTGATGGGGCGGGTGGAATGCGGCCGGTTGCGCGCCAATGGCGGCGGGCTGGCGGCGACGATCGATCAGCTCGATCTGTTCCATGCCGAAATCAAGACCCGGCTGGAAACGATCCTGCGCCTGTCCGAGGAAATCGGCTCTGCGATGAGCCGCTTTGCCAGCACCGAATTCGGCGCCGTCGCGAAGCGCTGA